In the genome of Streptomyces collinus, one region contains:
- a CDS encoding adenosylmethionine--8-amino-7-oxononanoate transaminase, which translates to MPEPAVAELLELDRRHVWHPYGPMPGRQEPLVVESASGVRLRLADDTGELVDGMSSWWSAIHGYNHPVLNEAAREQLGRMSHVMFGGLTHEPAVRLAKLLVDMSPEGLEHVFLADSGSVSVEVAVKMCLQYWRSLGRPGKQRLLTWRGGYHGDTWQPMSVCDPEGGMHELWTGVLQRQVFAGPPPAEYDDTYAEQLRSLIERHAGELAAVIVEPVVQGAGGMRFHSPAYLRVLREACDAHDVLLVFDEIATGFGRTGAMFAAEHAAVTPDVMCVGKALTGGYMTMAATLCTARVADGISRGEVPVLAHGPTFMGNPLAAAVACASIGLLLGQDWLAEVKRIETGLRDGLAAASELPGVKDVRVLGAIGVVQLDHPVDMAAATAAAVREGVWLRPFRDLIYTMPPYVTGDADLARIARAVCAAAREG; encoded by the coding sequence ATGCCTGAGCCGGCCGTGGCCGAGCTGCTGGAGCTCGACCGGCGGCACGTGTGGCATCCGTACGGCCCGATGCCCGGGCGGCAGGAACCGCTCGTCGTGGAGTCGGCGAGCGGGGTGCGGCTGCGGCTCGCCGACGACACGGGAGAGCTGGTCGACGGGATGTCGTCCTGGTGGTCGGCGATCCACGGCTACAACCACCCGGTGCTCAACGAGGCCGCCCGCGAGCAGCTCGGGCGGATGAGCCACGTGATGTTCGGCGGGCTCACCCACGAGCCCGCCGTGCGCCTGGCGAAGCTCCTTGTCGACATGTCGCCCGAGGGTCTGGAGCACGTCTTCCTCGCCGACTCGGGGTCGGTGTCGGTCGAGGTCGCGGTCAAGATGTGCCTGCAGTACTGGCGTTCGCTGGGCCGCCCCGGCAAGCAGCGACTGCTGACCTGGCGCGGCGGCTACCACGGCGACACCTGGCAGCCCATGTCGGTGTGCGACCCCGAGGGCGGGATGCACGAGCTGTGGACCGGGGTGCTCCAGCGTCAGGTGTTCGCCGGTCCGCCCCCGGCGGAGTACGACGATACGTACGCCGAACAGCTGCGTTCGCTGATCGAGCGGCACGCCGGCGAACTGGCGGCGGTGATCGTCGAGCCGGTGGTGCAGGGCGCGGGCGGGATGCGGTTCCACTCCCCCGCCTATCTGCGGGTGCTGCGCGAGGCGTGCGACGCGCATGACGTGCTGCTGGTGTTCGACGAGATCGCGACCGGATTCGGCCGTACGGGCGCGATGTTCGCGGCGGAGCACGCGGCCGTGACGCCGGACGTGATGTGCGTGGGCAAGGCGCTGACCGGCGGCTATATGACCATGGCGGCGACGCTGTGCACCGCCCGGGTGGCCGACGGCATCTCGCGGGGCGAGGTGCCGGTGCTCGCGCACGGCCCGACGTTCATGGGCAATCCGCTGGCGGCGGCGGTGGCCTGCGCCTCGATCGGGCTGCTGCTCGGGCAGGACTGGCTCGCGGAGGTCAAGCGGATCGAGACGGGCCTGCGGGACGGGCTCGCGGCGGCCTCGGAGCTGCCGGGAGTGAAGGACGTACGGGTGCTCGGCGCCATCGGGGTGGTGCAGCTGGACCACCCCGTGGACATGGCGGCGGCGACGGCGGCGGCCGTGCGCGAGGGCGTGTGGCTGCGGCCGTTCCGCGATCTGATCTACACCATGCCGCCGTACGTCACGGGCGACGCGGACCTGGCGCGGATCGCGCGGGCCGTGTGCGCGGCGGCGCGGGAGGGATGA
- the bioD gene encoding dethiobiotin synthase, producing the protein MPVLVITGTGTEVGKTVVTAAVAATALAAGRSVAVLKAAQTGVAPDEPGDAAEVARLAGPVTTAELARYPEPLAPATAARRAGRAPVHPHEVAEAAAKLATEHDLVLVEGAGGLLVRFDAAGGTLADAARLLSAPVLVVAPAGLGTLNTTELTARELRSRGLEPAGIVIGSWPEAPDLAARCNLADLPDVAGAPLLGSVPAGSGALAPAGFRAAAPHWLAPRLDGSWDAEAFRVREAPGMF; encoded by the coding sequence ATGCCGGTACTGGTGATCACGGGCACGGGCACGGAGGTCGGCAAGACGGTCGTGACCGCCGCCGTCGCCGCGACGGCGCTGGCCGCCGGCCGGTCGGTGGCCGTGCTGAAAGCCGCGCAGACGGGCGTAGCGCCCGACGAGCCCGGGGACGCCGCCGAGGTGGCGCGCCTCGCGGGCCCGGTGACGACGGCGGAACTCGCCCGGTATCCCGAGCCGTTGGCGCCGGCCACGGCAGCGCGCCGGGCGGGGCGGGCCCCGGTCCATCCGCACGAGGTCGCGGAGGCCGCCGCCAAGCTGGCCACCGAGCACGACCTGGTGCTGGTCGAAGGGGCCGGCGGGCTGCTCGTCCGGTTCGACGCGGCCGGCGGCACCCTCGCGGACGCCGCACGGCTGCTGTCTGCGCCGGTGCTGGTCGTGGCCCCCGCGGGGCTCGGCACCCTCAACACGACGGAGCTGACGGCGCGTGAACTGCGCTCCCGGGGGCTGGAGCCGGCCGGGATCGTCATCGGAAGCTGGCCCGAGGCCCCGGATCTCGCCGCCCGCTGCAATCTGGCGGACCTGCCGGACGTGGCCGGGGCCCCGCTGCTGGGCTCGGTCCCGGCCGGGTCGGGCGCCCTGGCCCCGGCCGGCTTCCGGGCGGCCGCGCCGCACTGGCTGGCGCCGCGGCTGGACGGCTCGTGGGACGCGGAGGCGTTCCGGGTGCGGGAGGCTCCCGGGATGTTCTGA
- the bla gene encoding class A beta-lactamase gives MHTNTPHPSRRTALALGTAAALALGGGTAHALPGTTGVTARLRDLEREHTARLGVYARNMRTGRTVAYRADELFPMASVFKTLAAAAVLRDLDRDGEFLARRIHYTQAYVTRSGFSPVTKDHVATGMTVGELCDATIRFSDNTAGNLLLKELGGPTAITRFARSTGDRVTRLDRWEPELNSAEPWRVTDTTSPRAIGLTYARLVLGDVLETRDRARLTDWLLRNTTSLERFRKGLPADWLLADKTGGGQYGSNNDVGITWPPDGPPIVMSVLTTQPEEDAPADNPLVAGAAALLAAELA, from the coding sequence TTGCACACGAACACACCACACCCGTCCCGCCGTACGGCCCTCGCACTGGGCACGGCCGCCGCCCTCGCGCTGGGCGGCGGCACCGCCCACGCGTTACCCGGCACCACCGGTGTCACCGCGCGACTGCGGGACCTGGAGCGGGAGCACACCGCACGGCTGGGCGTGTACGCCCGCAACATGCGCACGGGCCGGACGGTGGCGTACCGGGCCGACGAGCTCTTCCCGATGGCCTCGGTGTTCAAGACGCTCGCCGCCGCGGCCGTGCTGCGCGACCTCGACCGCGACGGCGAGTTCCTGGCCCGGCGCATCCACTACACCCAGGCGTACGTCACCAGGTCGGGCTTCTCCCCCGTCACCAAGGACCACGTCGCGACCGGCATGACCGTGGGCGAACTGTGCGACGCCACCATCCGCTTCAGCGACAACACCGCGGGCAACCTGCTGCTCAAGGAGCTGGGCGGGCCGACCGCGATCACGCGCTTCGCCCGCTCGACCGGTGACCGCGTCACCCGGCTGGACCGCTGGGAGCCCGAGCTCAACTCCGCGGAGCCGTGGCGCGTGACCGACACGACCTCCCCGCGCGCCATCGGCCTGACCTACGCCCGGCTGGTGCTCGGCGACGTGCTCGAGACCCGGGACAGGGCCCGGCTCACGGACTGGCTGCTGCGCAACACCACGAGCCTGGAGAGGTTCCGCAAGGGTCTGCCGGCCGACTGGCTGCTCGCCGACAAGACGGGTGGCGGGCAGTACGGCAGCAACAACGACGTGGGCATCACCTGGCCGCCGGACGGCCCGCCGATCGTGATGTCGGTGCTGACCACGCAGCCGGAGGAGGACGCCCCGGCCGACAACCCGCTGGTGGCCGGCGCCGCGGCCCTGCTGGCGGCGGAACTCGCCTAA
- a CDS encoding endonuclease/exonuclease/phosphatase family protein, whose translation MSGACGAAGLLALHSAVPNGIGRLGSLLETFLPWLGVAVPVLGCLALIVRSWAGLLACLAPGAVWLWMFGGVWFSSPPGPYDLTVVQHNVADDDADPAGTARALLAARAGLIAVEELTPAAQPAYQGVLGASHPHRAVHGTVGLWSAYPLSDVRPVDIRPQGFPGSWRRALRATVSAPGGRVAVYVVHLPSVRLGPRGLASAARDESAALLGARIAADPAGRLLVVGDLNGTVQDRGLAPLTSRLHAPPTGFAFSWPAGLPVARIDQVLGRGAEVTEVSALEATGSDHLPVLGRVLLR comes from the coding sequence GTGAGCGGTGCTTGCGGTGCCGCCGGTCTGCTCGCCCTGCACTCCGCCGTGCCCAACGGCATCGGGCGGCTGGGAAGCCTGCTGGAGACGTTCCTGCCATGGCTCGGGGTGGCCGTGCCCGTGCTCGGCTGCCTCGCCCTGATCGTGCGGTCGTGGGCCGGGCTGCTCGCCTGCCTGGCACCCGGGGCCGTGTGGCTCTGGATGTTCGGCGGGGTGTGGTTCTCCTCGCCCCCGGGCCCGTACGACCTGACCGTCGTCCAGCACAACGTCGCCGACGACGACGCCGATCCCGCCGGCACCGCCCGGGCCCTGCTCGCCGCGCGTGCCGGCCTGATCGCCGTGGAGGAGCTGACGCCCGCTGCGCAGCCCGCTTACCAGGGTGTCCTGGGCGCCTCCCACCCGCATCGGGCCGTCCACGGCACGGTCGGGCTCTGGTCGGCGTATCCGCTGTCGGACGTGCGGCCCGTGGACATCCGGCCCCAGGGCTTCCCGGGGAGCTGGCGGCGGGCTCTGCGGGCCACGGTGTCCGCGCCCGGCGGCCGGGTCGCGGTGTACGTGGTCCATCTGCCGTCCGTGCGCCTGGGCCCGAGGGGGCTCGCCTCGGCGGCCCGTGACGAGAGCGCGGCCCTGCTCGGGGCCCGGATCGCCGCCGACCCGGCCGGCCGGCTGCTGGTGGTGGGCGACCTCAACGGCACGGTCCAGGACCGCGGCCTCGCCCCGCTCACCTCCCGGCTGCACGCTCCGCCCACGGGGTTCGCGTTCAGCTGGCCGGCCGGCCTGCCGGTGGCGAGGATCGACCAGGTGCTGGGTCGGGGGGCCGAGGTGACGGAGGTGTCGGCGCTGGAGGCGACCGGCAGCGACCACCTGCCGGTGCTGGGCCGCGTACTCCTGCGGTAG